In a single window of the Neodiprion virginianus isolate iyNeoVirg1 chromosome 1, iyNeoVirg1.1, whole genome shotgun sequence genome:
- the LOC124310124 gene encoding cytochrome b5 reductase 4 isoform X2 has product MDWIRLGASGVDLTGVNGVPQNVTLSELARHNQPNDAWIAIRGIVYNVTRYIDFHPGGMPELMKGVGKDATKLFDDVHAWVNYQSILQKCIVGRLNRFAGETSAPPVKIVSPSSTSSGLLSRCIKQRSTSETTTPHPKMDWIQTSNTITLFYYSLRDHPAAGYQLMQITDSKYHFKFCFEKDFIIHDIKLSGAVNWPPKWKRNFESMKMEITYTKKEPGLWKTFGTYKTVRERNAKQRTYREYEVVSNTPLCKLVHLIVLRTKEYLEIVPIGRHVEAKLQIMGTDVSRMYTPVPPYLHPEDVAPNYDSDCICLMVKRYADGALTPTMTALKSGETLMLSNCLGTFTVENFQQFTIFHMLAAGTGLTAMLSIIQWALGRRNVSRINVLNFNKNEDSIFYSRQLDKVLSSEPRFTVTHILSHPEDSWTGRRGEISTNLLQELFGPSSQACVFSCGPRPFMQSTKKILTDLGWNSSQLHEFDD; this is encoded by the exons ATGGATTGGATTCGACTAGGTGCTTCAGGAGTCGATTTAACAGGAGTTAATGGCGTTCCGCAAAATGTTACTCTTTCGGAACTCGCCCGACACAACCAGCCGAACGATGCTTGGATCGCGATTCGAG GAATCGTGTACAACGTTACGAGATACATAGATTTTCATCCAGGTGGAATGCCGGAGCTTATGAAAGGCGTCGGAAAGGATGCGACCAAGTTATTTGAcgac GTGCACGCATGGGTCAACTACCAAAGCATTCTACAAAAGTGCATCGTGGGTAGGTTGAATCGTTTCGCTGGCGAGACTTCGGCACCACCCGTGAAGATCGTATCTCCTTCTTCAACGTCGTCTGGTCTCCTTTCGCGATGTATCA AACAACGTTCAACGAGTGAAACTACTACTCCGCATCCGAAAATGGATTGGATTCAAACTAGCAATACTATCACCTTATTTTACTATTCCCTACGAGATCATCCAGCAGCGGGTTATCAACTAATGCAGATCACCGACTCTAAatatcattttaaattttgcttCGAGAAAGATTTCATAATTCACGACATTAAATTATCTGGTGCTGTTAATTGGCCTCCGAAATGGAAGagaaatttcgaatccatgAAG ATGGAAATCACATACACAAAGAAAGAACCAGGCTTGTGGAAAACTTTCGGTACTTACAAAACAGTGCGCGAGCGTAACGCGAAGCAAAGAACTTACAGAGAGTACGAAGTAGTCAGCAATACACCGCTCTGTAAGTTGGTTCACTTGATCGTTCTGCGTACTAAAGAATACTTGGAAATAGTACCAATAGGCAGGCATGTCGAAGCCAAACTTCAAATAATGG GCACGGACGTATCCCGAATGTACACTCCGGTTCCGCCGTATCTTCACCCTGAGGATGTCGCACCCAACTACGATTCCGATTGTATTTGCTTGATGGTCAAGAGGTATGCCGATGGCGCCCTTACTCCAACTATGACAGCATTAAAGTCGGGGGAAACTTTGATGCTAAGCAATTGCCTGGGAACCTTTACCGTCGAGAACTTCCAAcaatttactatttttcacaTGCTAGCTGCAGGCACCGGTCTCACTGCAATGCTGTCGATCATTCAGTGGGCACTGGGCAGACGCAACGT AAGCCGTATTAATGTTCTCAACTTCAACAAGAACGAAGATagcatattttattccaggCAGTTGGATAAAGTTCTCTCAAGCGAGCCAAG ATTCACTGTTACGCATATTTTGTCACATCCGGAAGACTCCTGGACCGGTCGTCGTGGCGAAATTTCGACTAATCTGTTGCAAGAATTGTTTGGTCCTAGTTCTCAGGCATGCGTTTTCAGCTGTGGACCTAGACCCTTCATGCAGTCAACCAAGAA GATACTTACAGATCTTGGTTGGAACTCGTCGCAACTACACGAATTCGACGACTAA
- the LOC124310124 gene encoding cytochrome b5 reductase 4 isoform X1 — METNEVENAEKVRSEITNSNSFADAVMPPKDAKGAKIVEEKLMKVNVQLKPPISPTSLLAQNIALLPTGVAKVKQSQPANSVPKMNSSNSGSSSASATGNPRNKTALAPGHSLMDWIRLGASGVDLTGVNGVPQNVTLSELARHNQPNDAWIAIRGIVYNVTRYIDFHPGGMPELMKGVGKDATKLFDDVHAWVNYQSILQKCIVGRLNRFAGETSAPPVKIVSPSSTSSGLLSRCIKQRSTSETTTPHPKMDWIQTSNTITLFYYSLRDHPAAGYQLMQITDSKYHFKFCFEKDFIIHDIKLSGAVNWPPKWKRNFESMKMEITYTKKEPGLWKTFGTYKTVRERNAKQRTYREYEVVSNTPLCKLVHLIVLRTKEYLEIVPIGRHVEAKLQIMGTDVSRMYTPVPPYLHPEDVAPNYDSDCICLMVKRYADGALTPTMTALKSGETLMLSNCLGTFTVENFQQFTIFHMLAAGTGLTAMLSIIQWALGRRNVSRINVLNFNKNEDSIFYSRQLDKVLSSEPRFTVTHILSHPEDSWTGRRGEISTNLLQELFGPSSQACVFSCGPRPFMQSTKKILTDLGWNSSQLHEFDD; from the exons ATGGAGACAAACGAAGTTGAAAATGCTGAGAAAGTTCGCTCCGAAATTACCAATAGCAATAGTTTCGCGGATGCCGTGATGCCTCCGAAGGATGCCAAAGGTGCCAAGATAGTTGAAGAAAAACTGATGAAAGTAAACGTACAGCTAAAACCACCGATATCGCCGACTAGTCTTTTAGCACAAAATATAGCCCTCTTACCTACGGGGGTCGCTAAAGTAAAGCAATCACAACCAGCGAATTCCGTTCCCAAAATGAATTCGTCAAATTCCGGATCATCGAGCGCATCCGCTACCG GAAATCCGCGAAATAAGACGGCACTTGCACCAGGCCATAGCCTTATGGATTGGATTCGACTAGGTGCTTCAGGAGTCGATTTAACAGGAGTTAATGGCGTTCCGCAAAATGTTACTCTTTCGGAACTCGCCCGACACAACCAGCCGAACGATGCTTGGATCGCGATTCGAG GAATCGTGTACAACGTTACGAGATACATAGATTTTCATCCAGGTGGAATGCCGGAGCTTATGAAAGGCGTCGGAAAGGATGCGACCAAGTTATTTGAcgac GTGCACGCATGGGTCAACTACCAAAGCATTCTACAAAAGTGCATCGTGGGTAGGTTGAATCGTTTCGCTGGCGAGACTTCGGCACCACCCGTGAAGATCGTATCTCCTTCTTCAACGTCGTCTGGTCTCCTTTCGCGATGTATCA AACAACGTTCAACGAGTGAAACTACTACTCCGCATCCGAAAATGGATTGGATTCAAACTAGCAATACTATCACCTTATTTTACTATTCCCTACGAGATCATCCAGCAGCGGGTTATCAACTAATGCAGATCACCGACTCTAAatatcattttaaattttgcttCGAGAAAGATTTCATAATTCACGACATTAAATTATCTGGTGCTGTTAATTGGCCTCCGAAATGGAAGagaaatttcgaatccatgAAG ATGGAAATCACATACACAAAGAAAGAACCAGGCTTGTGGAAAACTTTCGGTACTTACAAAACAGTGCGCGAGCGTAACGCGAAGCAAAGAACTTACAGAGAGTACGAAGTAGTCAGCAATACACCGCTCTGTAAGTTGGTTCACTTGATCGTTCTGCGTACTAAAGAATACTTGGAAATAGTACCAATAGGCAGGCATGTCGAAGCCAAACTTCAAATAATGG GCACGGACGTATCCCGAATGTACACTCCGGTTCCGCCGTATCTTCACCCTGAGGATGTCGCACCCAACTACGATTCCGATTGTATTTGCTTGATGGTCAAGAGGTATGCCGATGGCGCCCTTACTCCAACTATGACAGCATTAAAGTCGGGGGAAACTTTGATGCTAAGCAATTGCCTGGGAACCTTTACCGTCGAGAACTTCCAAcaatttactatttttcacaTGCTAGCTGCAGGCACCGGTCTCACTGCAATGCTGTCGATCATTCAGTGGGCACTGGGCAGACGCAACGT AAGCCGTATTAATGTTCTCAACTTCAACAAGAACGAAGATagcatattttattccaggCAGTTGGATAAAGTTCTCTCAAGCGAGCCAAG ATTCACTGTTACGCATATTTTGTCACATCCGGAAGACTCCTGGACCGGTCGTCGTGGCGAAATTTCGACTAATCTGTTGCAAGAATTGTTTGGTCCTAGTTCTCAGGCATGCGTTTTCAGCTGTGGACCTAGACCCTTCATGCAGTCAACCAAGAA GATACTTACAGATCTTGGTTGGAACTCGTCGCAACTACACGAATTCGACGACTAA
- the LOC124310126 gene encoding fatty-acid amide hydrolase 2-A isoform X4, protein MSSKNRKEKPKMKPIIRVVNLFHRVVELIASGVFSLIAYFCHPKECQPPIKNRILLYSASTLAAQIRQQEITSEEVVQAYIDRINEIQPILNCVVEGRFEEALEEARKCDKMLRSSNAPSIKVLTMEKPFLGVPFTTKDCIAIAGMKQTAGLVVRKNTVSDRDAETVKLMRAAGAIPIAKTNVSELAMWWESSNCIYGTSRNPYNTRHIVGGSSGGEGALIAAAGSPFGIGSDIGGSIRMPCFFNGIFGHKTTRGVVSNEGQYPSPHHEEQDVLLSLGPMCRNPFDLIPMLRVLAGKNASMLNLDSKVDLSKLKIYYMEDDGGQLLVSPVEPEIKEAMYRVIDYFARVHKVKAKKVDLKKMKKSTDLWLANMSTKDARGFAYELSNRTGVLNIWWKLAQWFTFMGPHTLIALITVLVESFGIKFGSEKHTKLIQQSRDLYLEFKDMLDDGGIFLYPTHPTAAPMHHEPLIKPFNFSYTAIINVLGVPSTACPLGLNQNGLPIGIQVIGGMYQDHLTLAVAEEIGRAFGGWVPPPLIENGTTIEVPTDIALYT, encoded by the exons ATGTCAAGCAAAAACAGAAAGGAAAAGCCAAAAATGAAACCAATAATTCGAGTTGTCAACCTTTTCCACCGGGTTGTCGAGTTGATAGCAAGTGGAGTGTTCAGCTTGATTGCGTATTTCTGTCATCCTAAGGAATGTCAACCTCCGATAAAGAACCGTATCTTGTTGTACAGTGCCTCGACTTTAGCTGCTCAGATCAGGCAACAAGAG ATCACTTCGGAAGAAGTAGTTCAAGCCTACATAGATAGAATTAACGAAATTCAACCAATCTTAAATTGCGTCGTCGAAGGTCGTTTTGAAGAGGCACTAGAGGAAGCTcgaaaatgcgataaaatGCTGAGATCGTCAAACGCACCATCCATCAAAGTTTTAACAATGGAGAAACCGTTTCTTGGAGTGCCATTTACGACAAAG GACTGTATTGCTATTGCGGGAATGAAACAGACCGCTGGATTAGTTGTTCGTAAAAATACAGTATCTGATAGAGATGCGGAGACTGTAAAATTAATGAGGGCTGCTGGTGCTATACCTATTGCTAAAACTAACGTTTCTGAGTTGGCCATGTGGTGGGAGAGCAGCAATTGCATATACGGAACAAGTAGGAACCCCTACAACACAAG gCACATTGTTGGAGGTTCGTCTGGCGGTGAAGGTGCTTTGATAGCAGCAGCAGGTTCACCATTTGGAATTGGTTCGGATATTGGAGGGTCGATACGTATGCCTTGTTTTTTCAATGGTATTTTTGGACATAAGACGACAAGGG GGGTTGTTTCAAATGAGGGTCAATATCCGAGTCCTCATCATGAAGAACAGGATGTTCTTCTCAGCCTTGGTCCGATGTGCAGAAATCCGTTTGACTTGATTCCTATGCTCAGAGTATTAGCTGGAAAGAATGCCAGTATGCTTAATCTAGATAGTAAAGTGGATCTTTCCAAATTGAAG ATTTATTATATGGAAGATGATGGTGGGCAGCTATTGGTGAGCCCAGTTGAGCCTGAAATAAAAGAGGCAATGTATCGCGTCATTGATTACTTCGCCAGAGTTCACAAGGTGAAGGCAAAAAAAGTAGATttaaaaaagatgaaaaagagTACTGACCTCTGGTTGGCAAACATGAGTACAAAGGATGCGAGAGGATTTGCATATGAATTGTCCAACCGGACAGGAGTGCTGAATATATGGTGGAAGTTGGCTCAATGGTTCACCTTTATGGGCCCTCATACATTGATCGCATTGATCACTGTACTAGTTGAAAGTTTCGGAATTAAATTCGGGAGCGAAAAACATACGAAACTTATTCAGCAAAGTAGAGATCTTTATCTAGAGTTTAAG GACATGCTAGACGACGGCggcatatttttatatccCACACATCCCACCGCAGCGCCAATGCATCATGAGCCACTGATCAAaccatttaatttttcttatactgCAATTATCAACGTCTTGGGTGTGCCTTCAACAGCTTGCCCATTGGGTCTTAATCAAAACGGTCTTCCTATTGGTATACAG GTTATTGGCGGTATGTATCAAGATCATTTAACCCTTGCTGTCGCGGAAGAAATTGGACGAGCATTTGGTGGGTGGGTTCCACCGCCGCTTATCGAAAACGGTACGACGATCGAAGTTCCAACAGATATTGCACTGTATACATGA
- the LOC124310126 gene encoding fatty-acid amide hydrolase 2-A isoform X1, which translates to MKYERRCIRRMSSKNRKEKPKMKPIIRVVNLFHRVVELIASGVFSLIAYFCHPKECQPPIKNRILLYSASTLAAQIRQQEITSEEVVQAYIDRINEIQPILNCVVEGRFEEALEEARKCDKMLRSSNAPSIKVLTMEKPFLGVPFTTKDCIAIAGMKQTAGLVVRKNTVSDRDAETVKLMRAAGAIPIAKTNVSELAMWWESSNCIYGTSRNPYNTRHIVGGSSGGEGALIAAAGSPFGIGSDIGGSIRMPCFFNGIFGHKTTRGVVSNEGQYPSPHHEEQDVLLSLGPMCRNPFDLIPMLRVLAGKNASMLNLDSKVDLSKLKIYYMEDDGGQLLVSPVEPEIKEAMYRVIDYFARVHKVKAKKVDLKKMKKSTDLWLANMSTKDARGFAYELSNRTGVLNIWWKLAQWFTFMGPHTLIALITVLVESFGIKFGSEKHTKLIQQSRDLYLEFKDMLDDGGIFLYPTHPTAAPMHHEPLIKPFNFSYTAIINVLGVPSTACPLGLNQNGLPIGIQVIGGMYQDHLTLAVAEEIGRAFGGWVPPPLIENGTTIEVPTDIALYT; encoded by the exons ATGAAATACGAGCGCAGGTGCATTCGGCGC ATGTCAAGCAAAAACAGAAAGGAAAAGCCAAAAATGAAACCAATAATTCGAGTTGTCAACCTTTTCCACCGGGTTGTCGAGTTGATAGCAAGTGGAGTGTTCAGCTTGATTGCGTATTTCTGTCATCCTAAGGAATGTCAACCTCCGATAAAGAACCGTATCTTGTTGTACAGTGCCTCGACTTTAGCTGCTCAGATCAGGCAACAAGAG ATCACTTCGGAAGAAGTAGTTCAAGCCTACATAGATAGAATTAACGAAATTCAACCAATCTTAAATTGCGTCGTCGAAGGTCGTTTTGAAGAGGCACTAGAGGAAGCTcgaaaatgcgataaaatGCTGAGATCGTCAAACGCACCATCCATCAAAGTTTTAACAATGGAGAAACCGTTTCTTGGAGTGCCATTTACGACAAAG GACTGTATTGCTATTGCGGGAATGAAACAGACCGCTGGATTAGTTGTTCGTAAAAATACAGTATCTGATAGAGATGCGGAGACTGTAAAATTAATGAGGGCTGCTGGTGCTATACCTATTGCTAAAACTAACGTTTCTGAGTTGGCCATGTGGTGGGAGAGCAGCAATTGCATATACGGAACAAGTAGGAACCCCTACAACACAAG gCACATTGTTGGAGGTTCGTCTGGCGGTGAAGGTGCTTTGATAGCAGCAGCAGGTTCACCATTTGGAATTGGTTCGGATATTGGAGGGTCGATACGTATGCCTTGTTTTTTCAATGGTATTTTTGGACATAAGACGACAAGGG GGGTTGTTTCAAATGAGGGTCAATATCCGAGTCCTCATCATGAAGAACAGGATGTTCTTCTCAGCCTTGGTCCGATGTGCAGAAATCCGTTTGACTTGATTCCTATGCTCAGAGTATTAGCTGGAAAGAATGCCAGTATGCTTAATCTAGATAGTAAAGTGGATCTTTCCAAATTGAAG ATTTATTATATGGAAGATGATGGTGGGCAGCTATTGGTGAGCCCAGTTGAGCCTGAAATAAAAGAGGCAATGTATCGCGTCATTGATTACTTCGCCAGAGTTCACAAGGTGAAGGCAAAAAAAGTAGATttaaaaaagatgaaaaagagTACTGACCTCTGGTTGGCAAACATGAGTACAAAGGATGCGAGAGGATTTGCATATGAATTGTCCAACCGGACAGGAGTGCTGAATATATGGTGGAAGTTGGCTCAATGGTTCACCTTTATGGGCCCTCATACATTGATCGCATTGATCACTGTACTAGTTGAAAGTTTCGGAATTAAATTCGGGAGCGAAAAACATACGAAACTTATTCAGCAAAGTAGAGATCTTTATCTAGAGTTTAAG GACATGCTAGACGACGGCggcatatttttatatccCACACATCCCACCGCAGCGCCAATGCATCATGAGCCACTGATCAAaccatttaatttttcttatactgCAATTATCAACGTCTTGGGTGTGCCTTCAACAGCTTGCCCATTGGGTCTTAATCAAAACGGTCTTCCTATTGGTATACAG GTTATTGGCGGTATGTATCAAGATCATTTAACCCTTGCTGTCGCGGAAGAAATTGGACGAGCATTTGGTGGGTGGGTTCCACCGCCGCTTATCGAAAACGGTACGACGATCGAAGTTCCAACAGATATTGCACTGTATACATGA
- the LOC124310126 gene encoding fatty-acid amide hydrolase 2-A isoform X2: protein MSEFKRTQMSSKNRKEKPKMKPIIRVVNLFHRVVELIASGVFSLIAYFCHPKECQPPIKNRILLYSASTLAAQIRQQEITSEEVVQAYIDRINEIQPILNCVVEGRFEEALEEARKCDKMLRSSNAPSIKVLTMEKPFLGVPFTTKDCIAIAGMKQTAGLVVRKNTVSDRDAETVKLMRAAGAIPIAKTNVSELAMWWESSNCIYGTSRNPYNTRHIVGGSSGGEGALIAAAGSPFGIGSDIGGSIRMPCFFNGIFGHKTTRGVVSNEGQYPSPHHEEQDVLLSLGPMCRNPFDLIPMLRVLAGKNASMLNLDSKVDLSKLKIYYMEDDGGQLLVSPVEPEIKEAMYRVIDYFARVHKVKAKKVDLKKMKKSTDLWLANMSTKDARGFAYELSNRTGVLNIWWKLAQWFTFMGPHTLIALITVLVESFGIKFGSEKHTKLIQQSRDLYLEFKDMLDDGGIFLYPTHPTAAPMHHEPLIKPFNFSYTAIINVLGVPSTACPLGLNQNGLPIGIQVIGGMYQDHLTLAVAEEIGRAFGGWVPPPLIENGTTIEVPTDIALYT, encoded by the exons ATGAGCGAGTTTAAGAG GACACAGATGTCAAGCAAAAACAGAAAGGAAAAGCCAAAAATGAAACCAATAATTCGAGTTGTCAACCTTTTCCACCGGGTTGTCGAGTTGATAGCAAGTGGAGTGTTCAGCTTGATTGCGTATTTCTGTCATCCTAAGGAATGTCAACCTCCGATAAAGAACCGTATCTTGTTGTACAGTGCCTCGACTTTAGCTGCTCAGATCAGGCAACAAGAG ATCACTTCGGAAGAAGTAGTTCAAGCCTACATAGATAGAATTAACGAAATTCAACCAATCTTAAATTGCGTCGTCGAAGGTCGTTTTGAAGAGGCACTAGAGGAAGCTcgaaaatgcgataaaatGCTGAGATCGTCAAACGCACCATCCATCAAAGTTTTAACAATGGAGAAACCGTTTCTTGGAGTGCCATTTACGACAAAG GACTGTATTGCTATTGCGGGAATGAAACAGACCGCTGGATTAGTTGTTCGTAAAAATACAGTATCTGATAGAGATGCGGAGACTGTAAAATTAATGAGGGCTGCTGGTGCTATACCTATTGCTAAAACTAACGTTTCTGAGTTGGCCATGTGGTGGGAGAGCAGCAATTGCATATACGGAACAAGTAGGAACCCCTACAACACAAG gCACATTGTTGGAGGTTCGTCTGGCGGTGAAGGTGCTTTGATAGCAGCAGCAGGTTCACCATTTGGAATTGGTTCGGATATTGGAGGGTCGATACGTATGCCTTGTTTTTTCAATGGTATTTTTGGACATAAGACGACAAGGG GGGTTGTTTCAAATGAGGGTCAATATCCGAGTCCTCATCATGAAGAACAGGATGTTCTTCTCAGCCTTGGTCCGATGTGCAGAAATCCGTTTGACTTGATTCCTATGCTCAGAGTATTAGCTGGAAAGAATGCCAGTATGCTTAATCTAGATAGTAAAGTGGATCTTTCCAAATTGAAG ATTTATTATATGGAAGATGATGGTGGGCAGCTATTGGTGAGCCCAGTTGAGCCTGAAATAAAAGAGGCAATGTATCGCGTCATTGATTACTTCGCCAGAGTTCACAAGGTGAAGGCAAAAAAAGTAGATttaaaaaagatgaaaaagagTACTGACCTCTGGTTGGCAAACATGAGTACAAAGGATGCGAGAGGATTTGCATATGAATTGTCCAACCGGACAGGAGTGCTGAATATATGGTGGAAGTTGGCTCAATGGTTCACCTTTATGGGCCCTCATACATTGATCGCATTGATCACTGTACTAGTTGAAAGTTTCGGAATTAAATTCGGGAGCGAAAAACATACGAAACTTATTCAGCAAAGTAGAGATCTTTATCTAGAGTTTAAG GACATGCTAGACGACGGCggcatatttttatatccCACACATCCCACCGCAGCGCCAATGCATCATGAGCCACTGATCAAaccatttaatttttcttatactgCAATTATCAACGTCTTGGGTGTGCCTTCAACAGCTTGCCCATTGGGTCTTAATCAAAACGGTCTTCCTATTGGTATACAG GTTATTGGCGGTATGTATCAAGATCATTTAACCCTTGCTGTCGCGGAAGAAATTGGACGAGCATTTGGTGGGTGGGTTCCACCGCCGCTTATCGAAAACGGTACGACGATCGAAGTTCCAACAGATATTGCACTGTATACATGA
- the LOC124310126 gene encoding fatty-acid amide hydrolase 2-A isoform X3 — MTQMSSKNRKEKPKMKPIIRVVNLFHRVVELIASGVFSLIAYFCHPKECQPPIKNRILLYSASTLAAQIRQQEITSEEVVQAYIDRINEIQPILNCVVEGRFEEALEEARKCDKMLRSSNAPSIKVLTMEKPFLGVPFTTKDCIAIAGMKQTAGLVVRKNTVSDRDAETVKLMRAAGAIPIAKTNVSELAMWWESSNCIYGTSRNPYNTRHIVGGSSGGEGALIAAAGSPFGIGSDIGGSIRMPCFFNGIFGHKTTRGVVSNEGQYPSPHHEEQDVLLSLGPMCRNPFDLIPMLRVLAGKNASMLNLDSKVDLSKLKIYYMEDDGGQLLVSPVEPEIKEAMYRVIDYFARVHKVKAKKVDLKKMKKSTDLWLANMSTKDARGFAYELSNRTGVLNIWWKLAQWFTFMGPHTLIALITVLVESFGIKFGSEKHTKLIQQSRDLYLEFKDMLDDGGIFLYPTHPTAAPMHHEPLIKPFNFSYTAIINVLGVPSTACPLGLNQNGLPIGIQVIGGMYQDHLTLAVAEEIGRAFGGWVPPPLIENGTTIEVPTDIALYT, encoded by the exons AT GACACAGATGTCAAGCAAAAACAGAAAGGAAAAGCCAAAAATGAAACCAATAATTCGAGTTGTCAACCTTTTCCACCGGGTTGTCGAGTTGATAGCAAGTGGAGTGTTCAGCTTGATTGCGTATTTCTGTCATCCTAAGGAATGTCAACCTCCGATAAAGAACCGTATCTTGTTGTACAGTGCCTCGACTTTAGCTGCTCAGATCAGGCAACAAGAG ATCACTTCGGAAGAAGTAGTTCAAGCCTACATAGATAGAATTAACGAAATTCAACCAATCTTAAATTGCGTCGTCGAAGGTCGTTTTGAAGAGGCACTAGAGGAAGCTcgaaaatgcgataaaatGCTGAGATCGTCAAACGCACCATCCATCAAAGTTTTAACAATGGAGAAACCGTTTCTTGGAGTGCCATTTACGACAAAG GACTGTATTGCTATTGCGGGAATGAAACAGACCGCTGGATTAGTTGTTCGTAAAAATACAGTATCTGATAGAGATGCGGAGACTGTAAAATTAATGAGGGCTGCTGGTGCTATACCTATTGCTAAAACTAACGTTTCTGAGTTGGCCATGTGGTGGGAGAGCAGCAATTGCATATACGGAACAAGTAGGAACCCCTACAACACAAG gCACATTGTTGGAGGTTCGTCTGGCGGTGAAGGTGCTTTGATAGCAGCAGCAGGTTCACCATTTGGAATTGGTTCGGATATTGGAGGGTCGATACGTATGCCTTGTTTTTTCAATGGTATTTTTGGACATAAGACGACAAGGG GGGTTGTTTCAAATGAGGGTCAATATCCGAGTCCTCATCATGAAGAACAGGATGTTCTTCTCAGCCTTGGTCCGATGTGCAGAAATCCGTTTGACTTGATTCCTATGCTCAGAGTATTAGCTGGAAAGAATGCCAGTATGCTTAATCTAGATAGTAAAGTGGATCTTTCCAAATTGAAG ATTTATTATATGGAAGATGATGGTGGGCAGCTATTGGTGAGCCCAGTTGAGCCTGAAATAAAAGAGGCAATGTATCGCGTCATTGATTACTTCGCCAGAGTTCACAAGGTGAAGGCAAAAAAAGTAGATttaaaaaagatgaaaaagagTACTGACCTCTGGTTGGCAAACATGAGTACAAAGGATGCGAGAGGATTTGCATATGAATTGTCCAACCGGACAGGAGTGCTGAATATATGGTGGAAGTTGGCTCAATGGTTCACCTTTATGGGCCCTCATACATTGATCGCATTGATCACTGTACTAGTTGAAAGTTTCGGAATTAAATTCGGGAGCGAAAAACATACGAAACTTATTCAGCAAAGTAGAGATCTTTATCTAGAGTTTAAG GACATGCTAGACGACGGCggcatatttttatatccCACACATCCCACCGCAGCGCCAATGCATCATGAGCCACTGATCAAaccatttaatttttcttatactgCAATTATCAACGTCTTGGGTGTGCCTTCAACAGCTTGCCCATTGGGTCTTAATCAAAACGGTCTTCCTATTGGTATACAG GTTATTGGCGGTATGTATCAAGATCATTTAACCCTTGCTGTCGCGGAAGAAATTGGACGAGCATTTGGTGGGTGGGTTCCACCGCCGCTTATCGAAAACGGTACGACGATCGAAGTTCCAACAGATATTGCACTGTATACATGA